Proteins from a genomic interval of Pseudonocardia sp. C8:
- a CDS encoding FAD-binding oxidoreductase codes for MTEEHLDKRTRKFWGWGFAGTGVDEPEVHALGQMIRDKFGFPIQDLATAPDISEIELRQPRVSPPESLEEICQVDTWTRAEHTLGKNLGDFYRGLARQYDNPPDFVAFPRTEHDVVSVLDWAHTNNVAVVPYGGGSSVAQGIEPIVSDDYRGAITLDLRHLNQVLEVDQESRSALIQGGVLGPDMENQLRPYGLSMRFFLQAFEFSSLGGWIATRAAGHFATGPTQIDDSVQALRVVTPAGTIQTRRLPSDGAGTSADRMFIGSEGTLGVITQAWMRLQDRPTFRVGTSVPFSNFDKAVAAVRVLAQSGLAPANCRLLDPTESLLSGASDGSDSVLVLAFESADHPLDAWMQRAAQICADHGGRVSEAALQGKSEAEAARSGATGKWRDFFVRGPFYKEGYTRMGIVRETFETACTWSAFPELHARVVEATTKAMKEECGDGAVACRFTHVYPDGPAPYYTVMAPGKRGREVEQWAAIKQAASEAVLSAGGTITHHHAVGRYHRPWYDQQRPDLFASALRAAKSAVDPALVMNPGVLIDPK; via the coding sequence ATGACCGAGGAACACCTCGACAAGAGGACCAGGAAGTTCTGGGGCTGGGGTTTCGCCGGCACTGGCGTCGACGAACCAGAAGTACACGCCTTGGGTCAGATGATTCGCGACAAGTTCGGATTTCCGATCCAGGATCTGGCGACGGCTCCCGATATCAGCGAGATCGAGCTGCGGCAGCCGCGCGTCAGCCCACCGGAGTCGCTGGAGGAGATCTGCCAGGTCGACACCTGGACCCGAGCCGAGCACACACTGGGCAAGAACCTCGGTGACTTCTATCGTGGACTTGCTCGCCAATATGACAACCCCCCGGACTTCGTCGCCTTCCCCCGAACCGAGCACGACGTGGTATCGGTTCTGGACTGGGCGCACACCAATAATGTCGCAGTTGTTCCTTACGGAGGCGGGTCCTCCGTCGCCCAGGGCATCGAGCCGATTGTGTCCGACGATTACCGCGGTGCGATCACTCTGGACCTGCGCCACCTGAACCAGGTGCTGGAGGTCGACCAGGAATCGCGGTCCGCCCTCATCCAGGGCGGCGTTCTCGGACCGGACATGGAGAACCAGCTGCGCCCGTACGGGCTGTCGATGCGCTTCTTCCTCCAGGCGTTCGAGTTCTCCAGCCTCGGCGGGTGGATCGCGACCCGCGCGGCAGGACACTTCGCCACCGGGCCCACACAGATTGACGACTCGGTCCAGGCCCTCCGCGTGGTGACGCCCGCGGGGACGATCCAGACCCGCCGGCTCCCCAGTGATGGAGCCGGAACCTCCGCCGACCGCATGTTCATCGGCTCCGAGGGCACGCTCGGTGTAATCACTCAGGCCTGGATGCGTCTACAGGATCGCCCCACCTTCCGCGTGGGCACGTCCGTGCCGTTCAGCAACTTCGACAAGGCCGTGGCCGCGGTGCGCGTTCTGGCTCAGTCCGGGCTCGCCCCGGCGAACTGCCGGCTGCTCGACCCGACAGAGAGTCTGCTGTCCGGCGCCTCAGACGGCTCCGATTCAGTCCTCGTACTGGCATTCGAGTCCGCTGACCACCCGCTCGACGCTTGGATGCAACGCGCCGCACAGATCTGTGCCGACCATGGCGGCCGCGTAAGCGAGGCCGCACTGCAGGGCAAGAGCGAGGCTGAAGCCGCACGGTCCGGGGCCACTGGAAAGTGGCGGGATTTCTTCGTACGGGGCCCGTTCTACAAGGAAGGCTACACCCGCATGGGAATCGTGCGGGAGACGTTCGAGACGGCGTGCACCTGGAGTGCATTCCCGGAGCTCCATGCGCGGGTCGTCGAAGCAACGACCAAGGCGATGAAGGAGGAGTGCGGCGACGGCGCCGTTGCTTGCCGCTTCACGCATGTCTATCCGGACGGTCCTGCGCCGTACTACACCGTTATGGCACCTGGCAAGCGGGGCCGCGAGGTAGAGCAGTGGGCAGCGATCAAGCAGGCGGCCTCCGAGGCCGTCCTGTCTGCCGGAGGCACCATCACCCATCACCATGCCGTCGGGCGTTACCACCGGCCCTGGTATGACCAGCAGCGCCCGGACCTGTTCGCGTCTGCTCTCCGTGCGGCCAAGTCCGCGGTGGATCCGGCCCTCGTGATGAACCCCGGCGTCCTCATCGACCCGAAGTAG
- a CDS encoding glycerate kinase yields MRTLIAPGKVDGSPTAAEVAAYIATGLQHTAPGSETDRYPIADGGDGIWPLPPSPSGSPPRSRRRVSGPTGEPITAATHARRHDRGDRTRHGGRAPLPARSAIRNRAASRPRERRPDLRRVGLGEGLHRPSAARPRAGQPRRQPQYSTIRMCTLVLRNLGLRSCGVRHSICASSIGLTIVRRPTALRSPRSVAHGIAARPLRSARPALGQV; encoded by the coding sequence ATGCGCACCCTCATAGCCCCAGGCAAGGTCGACGGCTCACCGACTGCGGCCGAGGTGGCGGCCTACATTGCCACAGGGCTGCAACACACCGCCCCGGGGAGTGAAACCGACCGCTACCCGATCGCGGATGGCGGCGACGGCATATGGCCCCTGCCGCCGTCTCCGTCGGGTTCACCCCCACGGTCACGGCGACGGGTAAGCGGCCCGACCGGTGAGCCGATCACCGCCGCTACCCACGCCCGACGGCACGACCGCGGCGATCGAACTCGCCACGGTGGCCGGGCTCCACTGCCTGCCCGGTCGGCGATTCGTAACCGCGCCGCCTCCAGGCCGCGCGAGCGGCGCCCTGATCTCCGTCGCGTTGGGCTAGGGGAAGGCCTGCACAGGCCATCCGCAGCCCGACCGAGGGCCGGGCAACCGAGGCGGCAGCCACAATATTCCACGATACGGATGTGCACGCTCGTGCTGCGAAACCTGGGCTTGCGTTCGTGTGGGGTGCGCCATAGCATCTGCGCTAGCAGCATTGGCCTGACCATCGTCCGGCGTCCAACCGCCCTGCGATCTCCGCGCTCGGTTGCTCATGGCATCGCGGCCAGGCCCCTCCGGTCAGCGCGCCCGGCCCTGGGCCAGGTGTAG